From Symphalangus syndactylus isolate Jambi chromosome 17, NHGRI_mSymSyn1-v2.1_pri, whole genome shotgun sequence, one genomic window encodes:
- the ARHGAP45 gene encoding rho GTPase-activating protein 45 isoform X5, giving the protein MDAATPTLPGLPCSRASGLGLSFPARPRPSPPRSSAGKEGPRLGRTGPQGGVSLAGAGPPDRPEPVWPPETPIGQLPGPTRSRSPRPDGCAMCICGTAHPVLDEGPVRCRAGPRDLLEARRPLAHECLGEALRVMRQIISKYPLLNTVETLTAAGTLIAKVKAFHYESNNDLEKQEFEKALETIAVAFSSTVSEFLMGEVDSSTLLAVPPGDSSQSMESLYGPGSEGTPPSLDDCDAGCLPAEEVDVLLQRCEGGVDAALLYAKNMAKYMKDLISYLEKRTTLEMEFAKGLQKIAHNCRQSVMQEPHMPLLSIYSLALEQDLEFGHGMVQAVGTLQTQTFMQPLTLRRLEHEKRRKEIKEAWHRAQRKLQEAESNLRKAKQGYMQRCEDHDKARFLVAKAEEEQAGTAPGAGSTATKTLDKRRRLEDEAKNKAEEAMATYRTCVADAKTQKQELEDTKVTALRQIQEVIRQSDQTIKSATISYYQMMHMQTAPLPVHFQMLCESSKLYDPGQQYASHVRQLQRDQEPDVHYDFEPHVSTNAWSPVMRARKSSFNVSDVAGPEAAGSPPEEGGCIEGAPAKEHRAGRGHQVHKSWPLSTSDCGLDPGPGAGDFKKFERTSSSGTMSSTEELVDPEGGAGASAFEQADLNGMTPELPVAVPSGPFRHEGLSKAARTHRLRKLRTPAKCRECNSYVYFQGAECEECCLACHKKCLETLAIQCGHKKLQGRLQLFGQDFSYAARSAPDGVPFIVKKCVCEIERRALRTKGIYRVNGVKTRVEKLCQAFENGKELVELSQASPHDISNVLKLYLRQLPEPLISFRLYHELVGLAKDSLKAEAEAKAASRGRQDGSESEAVAVAMAGRLRELLRDLPPENRASLQYLLRHLRRIVEVEQDNKMTPGNLGIVFGPTLLRPRPTEATVSLSSLVDYPHQARVIETLIVHYGLVFEEEPEETPGGQDESSNQRAEVVVQVPYLEAGEGVVYPLQEAAEDGCRESRVVSNDSDSDLEEASELLSSSEASALRHLSFLEQQQSEASLEEASGSHSGSEEQLETTAQEDGDRDEDEDGPAQQLSGFNTNQSNNVLQTPLPPVRLCGGRITLGSCRERQPEFV; this is encoded by the exons ATGGACGCTGCCACCCCGACTCTTCCCGGGCTTCCTTGTTCCCGGGCTTCaggtctgggcctcagtttccctgcccgTCCTCGACCCTCCCCACCTCGAAGCTCTGCGGGTAAGGAAGGACCCAGGCTGGGGCGAACGGGACCCCAGGGCGGGGTTTCCCTCGCGGGGGCGGGGCCTCCTGACCGGCCGGAGCCGGTTTGGCCACCGGAGACCCCCATCGGTCAGCTGCCAGGCCCCACGCGCTCGCGGTCTCCGCGTCCCGACGGCTGCGCCATGTGTATCTGCGGGACGGCGCACCCGGTGCTGGACGAGGGCCCCGTGCGCTGCCGGGCGGGCCCCCGAG ACCTCCTTGAGGCCCGCCGCCCGCTGGCCCACGAGTGCCTGGGTGAGGCCCTGCGTGTCATGCGTCAGATCATCTCCAAGTACCCGCTGCTGAACACCGTGGAGACGCTCACGGCAGCCGGCACCCTCATTGCCAAAGTCAAAG CCTTCCATTACGAGAGCAACAATGATCTGGAGAAACAGGAGTTTGAGAAGGCCCTGGAGACGATTGCTGTGGCCTTCAGTAGCAC AGTGTCCGAGTTCCTCATGGGTGAAGTGGACAGCAGCACCCTCCTAGCAGTGCCTCCTGGGGACTCAAGCCAG TCCATGGAAAGCCTGTATGGACCAGGCAGTGAGGGCACCCCTCCCAGCCTCGATGACTGTGATGCAG GCTGCCTGCCTGCCGAGGAGGTGGACGTGCTGCTGCAGCGCTGTGAGGGGGGCGTGGATGCCGCACTCCTGTATGCCAAGAACATGGCCAAGTACATGAAGGACCTCATCAGCTACCTGGAGAAGCGGACGACGCTGG AGATGGAGTTTGCCAAGGGCCTGCAGAAGATCGCTCACAACTGCAGACAGAGCGTCATGCAGGAG CCCCACATGCCGCTGCTGTCCATCTACTCGCTGGCCCTGGAGCAGGACCTGGAGTTCGGCCACGGCATGGTGCAGGCGGTGGGCACCTTGCAGACCCAGACCTTCATGCAG cccctcaccctgCGGCGGCTTGAGCACGAGAAGCGCAGGAAGGAGATCAAGGAAGCCTGGCACCGCGCCCAGAGGAAGCTG CAAGAGGCGGAGTCCAACCTGCGCAAGGCCAAGCAGGGTTACATGCAGCGCTGCGAGGACCACGACAAGGCTCGCTTCCTCGTGGCCAAGGCGGAGGAGGAGCAGGCTGGCACCGCGCCGGGAGCGGGCAGCACGGCCACCAAGACCCTGGACAAGCGGCGGCGGCTGGAGGACGAGGCCAAGAACAAG GCGGAGGAAGCTATGGCCACCTACCGCACCTGCGTGGCCGACGCGAAGACGCAGAAGCAGGAGCTGGAGGATACCAAGGTGACGGCGCTGCGGCAGATCCAGGAGGTCATCCGGCAGAGCGACCAGACCATCAAGTCG GCCACGATCTCCTACTACCAGATGATGCATATGCAGACGGCGCCGCTGCCTGTGCACTTCCAGATGCTGTGTGAGAGCAGCAAGCTGTATGACCCGGGCCAGCAGTACGCCTCCCACGTGCGCCAGCTGCAGCGGGACCAGGAGCCCGACGTGCACTACGACTTTGAGCCCCACGTCTCCACCAACGCCTG GTCCCCCGTCATGCGTGCCCGGAAGAGCAGCTTCAACGTGAGTGATGTGGCGGGGCCCGAGGCTGCTGGGAGCCCCCCAGAAGAAGGCGGGTGCATTGAGGGCGCACCTGCCAAGGAGCACAGGG CCGGTCGAGGACACCAGGTTCACAAGTCATGGCCGCTCTCGACCTCGGACTGTGGGCTGGACCCCGGCCCTGGCGCAG GAGACTTTAAGAAGTTCGAGCGGACATCATCCAGTGGTACCATGTCGTCCACGGAGGAGCTGGTGGACCCAGAGGGTGGAGCCGGGGCTTCAGCCTTTGAGCAGG CTGACCTCAACGGCATGACCCCTGAGCTGCCGGTGGCCGTGCCCAGTGGACCGTTCCGCCACGAGGGGCTGTCCAAGGCGGCCCGTACTCACCGGCTCCGGAAGCTCCGCACGCCCGCCAAGTGCCGCGAGTGCAACAGCTATGTCTACTTCCAGGGTGCTGAGTGTGAAGAG TGCTGCCTGGCCTGCCACAAGAAATGTCTGGAGACGCTGGCCATACAGTGCGGGCACAAGAAGCTGCAGGGCCGCCTGCAGCTGTTCGGCCAGGACTTCAGCTACGCGGCCCGCAGCGCCCCCGACGGCGTGCCCTTCATCGTCAAGAAGTGCGTCTGCGAGATCGAGCGGCGGGCGCTGCGCACCAAG GGCATCTACCGGGTCAATGGGGTAAAGACACGCGTGGAGAAGCTGTGCCAGGCCTTCGAGAACGGCAAGGAGCTGGTCGAGCTGTCGCAGGCCTCGCCCCACGACATCAGCAACGTCCTCAAGCTCTACCTGCgtcag CTGCCCGAGCCGCTCATCTCCTTCCGCCTCTACCACGAGCTCGTAGGGCTGGCCAAGGACAGCCTGAAGGCAGAGGCCGAGGCCAAGGCGGCGTCCCGGGGCCGGCAGGACGGCTCGGAGAGCGAGGCAGTGGCGGTGGCCATGGCAGGTCGGCTGCGGGAGCTCCTGCGGGACCTGCCGCCTGAGAACCGGGCCTCGCTGCAGTACCTGCTGCGGCACCTACGCAG GATCGTGGAGGTGGAGCAGGACAACAAGATGACCCCCGGGAACCTGGGCATCGTGTTTGGGCCCACGCTGCTTCGGCCACGGCCCACCGAGGCCACCGTGTCCCTCTCCTCCCTGGTGGATTACCCTCACCAGGCCCGCGTCATCGAGACTCTCATCGTCCACTACGGCCTGGTCTTCGAGGAGGAGCCGGAGGAGACCCCCGGGGGCCAG GACGAGTCATCCAACCAGCGAGCCGAGGTAGTCGTCCAGGTGCCGTACCTGGAGGCGGGCGAGGGGGTGGTCTACCCCCTGCAGGAGGCAGCGGAGGACGGGTGCAGAG AATCCCGAGTTGTGTCCAACGATTCAGACTCGGACCTAGAGGAGGCCTCTGAGCTGCTGTCCTCATCGGAGGCCAGTGCCCTgcgccacctcagcttcctggagcAGCAGCAGAGCGAGGCCAGCCTAGAGGAGGCTTCTGGCAGCCACAGCGGCAGTGAGGAGCAGCTGGAGACCACGGCCCAGGAGGACGGGGACAGGGACGAGGACGAGGACGGCCCGGCCCAGCAGCTCTCAGGATTCAATACCAACCAGTCCAACAACGTGCTGCAGACCCCACTGCCCCCCGTGAGGCTctgtggcgggcggatcacgctGGGCTCCTGCAGGGAGAGGCAGCCGGAATTCGTGTga
- the POLR2E gene encoding DNA-directed RNA polymerases I, II, and III subunit RPABC1 encodes MDDEEETYRLWKIRKTIMQLCHDRGYLVTQDELDQTLEEFKAQFGDKPSEGRPRRTDLTVLVAHNDDPTDQMFVFFPEEPKVGIKTIKVYCQRMQEENITRALIVVQQGMTPSAKQSLVDMAPKYILEQFLQQELLINITEHELVPEHVVMTKEEVTELLARYKLRENQLPRIQAGDPVARYFGIKRGQVVKIIRPSETAGRYITYRLVQ; translated from the exons ATGGACGACGAGGAGGAGACGTACCGGCTCTGGAAAATCCGCAAGACCATCATGCAG CTGTGCCACGACCGTGGCTACCTGGTGACCCAGGACGAGCTTGACCAGACCCTGGAGGAGTTCAAAGCCCAATTTGGGGACAAGCCGAGTGAGGGGCGGCCACGGCGCACGGACCTCACCGTGCTGGTGGCCCACAACGATGACCCCACCGACCAGATGTTTGTGTTCTTTCCAG aggagcccaaggtgggcatCAAGACCATCAAGGTGTACTGCCAGCGCATGCAGGAGGAGAACATCACGCGGGCCCTCATCGTGGTGCAGCAGGGCATGACACCCTCTGCCAAGCAG TCCCTGGTCGACATGGCCCCCAAGTACATCCTGGAGCAGTTTCTGCAGCAGGAGCTGCTCATCAACATCACGGAGCACGAG CTAGTCCCTGAGCACGTCGTCATGACCAAGGAGGAGGTGACAGAGCTGCTGGCCCGATA TAAGCTCCGAGAGAACCAGCTGCCCAGGATCCAGGCGGGGGACCCTGTGGCGCGCTACTTTGGGATAAAGCGTGGGCAG GTGGTGAAGATCATCCGGCCCAGTGAGACGGCGGGCAGGTACATCACCTACCGGCTGGTGCAGTAG